In one Roseburia intestinalis L1-82 genomic region, the following are encoded:
- a CDS encoding FHA domain-containing protein yields MNKKNFMDMMICSLSAAIIILCFTYMEQSRGRDTLMAVCGIVFLAFLLLAVTDSLSGRQKKRGNGRGIQELLLLDEEGNEISAWHIGGKTSLLIGRDEHKENVDINLQNTEYGGMADRQHAVLNYAAGQWYIEDLGSRNGVRIQDAKDGKVYQVSREHPCRINAGDIIFIGNTRLGAK; encoded by the coding sequence ATGAATAAGAAAAATTTCATGGACATGATGATATGCAGTCTTTCCGCTGCAATTATAATTCTATGTTTTACATATATGGAGCAGAGCAGGGGGCGGGATACGCTTATGGCTGTCTGCGGGATTGTATTTCTGGCATTTTTGCTGCTGGCAGTGACGGATTCTCTGTCCGGCAGACAGAAAAAAAGAGGAAATGGGCGGGGAATACAGGAACTGTTGCTGTTAGATGAAGAGGGAAACGAAATATCAGCCTGGCATATTGGCGGAAAGACGTCCCTTTTAATCGGACGGGACGAGCATAAGGAAAACGTGGACATTAATCTTCAGAATACAGAGTATGGCGGAATGGCAGACCGTCAGCACGCTGTGTTAAATTATGCGGCGGGGCAGTGGTATATTGAAGATTTAGGAAGCAGAAACGGTGTAAGAATCCAGGATGCGAAGGATGGCAAAGTGTATCAGGTGTCAAGGGAGCATCCCTGCCGGATTAACGCAGGCGATATTATTTTTATCGGGAATACCAGATTAGGGGCAAAATAG
- a CDS encoding cyclic lactone autoinducer peptide, translated as MRNLLNRYLSNLMTFGLEKVATGAATKCCYFILHQPKVPENLKKFSESKK; from the coding sequence ATGAGAAATCTGTTAAACCGCTATTTGAGCAATTTAATGACATTTGGTCTGGAGAAAGTAGCAACAGGCGCTGCAACAAAATGCTGCTATTTTATTCTGCATCAGCCCAAGGTGCCGGAAAATCTCAAAAAGTTTTCTGAGAGTAAGAAATGA
- a CDS encoding J domain-containing protein, with the protein MNPYQVLGVSQTADEDTIKKAYRKAAKECHPDTHPGDKRAEERFKEIGEAYRILSDKQKREEYNARAAQKEQKSAAGRNSAGTGRNGAGTGRKNTGGGTIDPGDIEKEFERFFSMGKQSEKKENRTQQKINPMDVTDLFERYMGLKR; encoded by the coding sequence ATGAATCCATATCAGGTATTAGGGGTTTCGCAAACGGCTGATGAGGACACCATAAAAAAGGCATATAGAAAAGCGGCAAAAGAATGCCACCCCGATACACATCCGGGAGATAAGCGGGCAGAGGAACGGTTTAAGGAAATCGGAGAGGCATACCGGATTCTGAGCGATAAACAAAAGAGGGAAGAGTACAACGCTAGGGCAGCGCAGAAAGAACAGAAAAGTGCGGCAGGAAGGAACAGCGCTGGGACAGGAAGGAACGGTGCTGGGACGGGCAGAAAGAATACCGGAGGAGGAACGATTGATCCGGGAGATATTGAAAAGGAATTTGAACGATTTTTTTCCATGGGAAAGCAGAGTGAGAAAAAGGAGAATCGCACGCAACAAAAGATTAATCCCATGGATGTGACAGATTTATTTGAACGTTATATGGGATTGAAACGTTGA
- a CDS encoding PP2C family protein-serine/threonine phosphatase → MSVPYLTVCILCAFLGIAFLYRFCLVFRSSREGYETGACKTIGSREIQMDYFTIEENENGLLAVLADGMGKEAGGRIAAKTVIRVFKEIFETYNMADHPSYFFKKAFQTANREILKQMDEGRGMAAVSAVMIQGGFLFYGIVGNVKIAVFRNEELIPLGTGHTVDVLAQDKYVEGILTREDALSMLQEKRIYNYLGKDGFKEIQFYDKPVRLQEGDVVAVFSNGMQESVTWKEMEDCLARKKSCKRMAFDLVELVNQKKGDKDNASVILIRVGEMT, encoded by the coding sequence ATGAGTGTCCCGTACCTGACAGTCTGTATCTTATGCGCTTTCTTAGGAATTGCATTTTTGTACCGTTTTTGTCTGGTATTCCGGAGCAGCAGAGAGGGATATGAGACGGGAGCCTGCAAGACCATCGGCAGCCGTGAAATACAGATGGATTACTTTACAATAGAAGAAAATGAGAATGGTTTACTGGCGGTTTTAGCAGACGGAATGGGAAAAGAAGCGGGCGGCAGAATTGCTGCTAAGACAGTCATTCGGGTTTTTAAAGAAATTTTTGAAACGTACAACATGGCAGACCACCCGTCCTATTTTTTTAAGAAAGCGTTTCAGACGGCAAACCGGGAAATTTTAAAACAGATGGATGAGGGAAGAGGAATGGCGGCAGTCAGCGCCGTTATGATACAGGGAGGATTTCTGTTTTACGGGATTGTCGGGAATGTAAAGATTGCAGTATTCCGAAATGAGGAATTGATTCCCCTTGGAACGGGACACACCGTAGATGTGCTGGCACAGGATAAGTATGTGGAAGGCATTCTGACAAGAGAAGATGCCCTGTCTATGCTGCAGGAAAAAAGAATTTACAATTACCTGGGAAAAGACGGTTTTAAGGAAATACAGTTCTACGACAAGCCGGTTCGCTTACAGGAAGGGGATGTGGTGGCAGTTTTCAGTAATGGAATGCAGGAGAGCGTGACATGGAAAGAGATGGAAGACTGCTTAGCCCGGAAGAAAAGCTGTAAGAGAATGGCATTTGATTTGGTGGAACTGGTAAATCAGAAAAAAGGCGATAAGGATAATGCCAGCGTAATTCTGATAAGAGTTGGAGAAATGACATGA
- a CDS encoding FHA domain-containing protein, with protein sequence MSGNLIRCQNGHLFSSRRYGTVCPYCNIETATKEKKSVEKSQEEIEDILFLEEENPVCGWIVCVKGPRRGKDYRVMDGKNFVGRADDMDIQILGDNKIARRNHAVIVFDAKKRENMILPGDSNGLVYLNGEAVYLPQPLSAYDVIEMGESTFLFVPFCGEHYMWEDDK encoded by the coding sequence ATGAGTGGAAATTTAATTCGCTGTCAGAACGGACATCTTTTTTCAAGCAGGAGATATGGAACAGTGTGTCCGTACTGCAATATTGAGACAGCCACGAAAGAAAAAAAGTCAGTGGAAAAATCGCAGGAAGAAATTGAGGACATTCTTTTTCTGGAGGAGGAGAATCCGGTCTGCGGCTGGATTGTATGCGTAAAAGGTCCGAGAAGAGGCAAAGATTACCGGGTCATGGACGGAAAGAATTTTGTGGGACGGGCAGATGATATGGATATTCAGATTCTGGGGGATAACAAAATCGCACGGAGAAATCATGCGGTGATTGTATTTGATGCGAAGAAACGGGAGAACATGATTTTACCGGGAGACAGCAACGGTCTGGTCTATCTGAACGGTGAAGCGGTCTATCTGCCGCAGCCGTTAAGCGCATATGACGTGATTGAGATGGGGGAGAGCACATTCCTTTTTGTTCCTTTCTGCGGGGAGCATTATATGTGGGAGGACGATAAATGA
- a CDS encoding helix-turn-helix domain-containing protein encodes MKLDYCAIGMRIKERRTKKEWSQEMLASTVGNSNPHMSNIEWGKTKVSLATLIDIANALDTTLDALICDNLVKGKAVFDEEISQELEECSEEDIRIVYDMVKALVKSLAKRQH; translated from the coding sequence ATGAAATTAGACTATTGCGCAATAGGTATGAGAATAAAAGAGCGTCGGACGAAGAAAGAATGGTCGCAGGAGATGCTGGCATCTACTGTTGGAAATTCTAATCCACATATGAGTAATATAGAGTGGGGAAAGACAAAAGTAAGCTTGGCAACTTTGATAGATATTGCAAACGCTCTGGATACGACATTGGACGCATTGATTTGTGATAATCTGGTGAAAGGGAAAGCTGTTTTTGATGAAGAAATTTCACAGGAATTGGAAGAATGCAGTGAAGAAGACATCAGAATTGTTTATGATATGGTAAAAGCTTTGGTTAAGAGTCTGGCAAAACGGCAACATTAG
- a CDS encoding vWA domain-containing protein, translating into MGKVEKITIKLAMLFIGLSLLFPARVLAAEKNEINEITEKKQIIFLLDASKSMQGDGQWIEAADSACMIASALPKEYEVALLVYNTEIVYEEDFGNINQKTRHALETVELQGYTTPAVALETAADMFDSAAADKRVVFISDGEISLRDQSETETAIRQFENMVDQIAEQGIKIDMFAIPNDKTENEVSYGTKVTSGEQYTVGENQTIEEITAKYLFQTLQIEKIELGEAVSGEGNMTVDLQDTYMQNAKILLVSGENIEDFHVAGQCESLNMLQGNKFAVAELENPLERQITMDYSLENRGNVHTYLIKEYFLKADMEKSYTSEEGTFTLKVNVVNHQEKPVLDSETLKDSISVLINGKEASYRVENGTAMVPYQTDETAKVNVEIAIQPSENVVHYIKTADTVELTVPVVEEEPDYTVLWIVIISLCAVVLLLSVLYERKKQKKNDGETGSIIIEKSEPPVLPKYDFSGQLAVYLLKGEQEEDVAPCSIKLFGKSRKSISFDWIKDRCGIDYKLSDADKIRFTGGKDHALCFKNSGYATIVKENQILKRERKYSLYYGEKILLIFNNGGTEIELHYKNMKPSER; encoded by the coding sequence ATGGGAAAAGTAGAGAAGATAACAATTAAATTGGCAATGCTGTTCATAGGGCTTTCTTTGCTGTTTCCGGCAAGGGTTTTGGCAGCGGAGAAGAATGAAATCAATGAAATCACCGAAAAAAAGCAGATTATATTTTTGTTGGATGCAAGTAAGTCCATGCAGGGAGATGGACAATGGATAGAGGCGGCAGACAGTGCATGTATGATAGCGTCGGCGTTGCCGAAAGAATACGAAGTGGCATTGCTGGTATATAACACGGAAATTGTTTATGAGGAAGATTTCGGAAACATTAATCAGAAAACCAGACATGCACTCGAGACGGTAGAACTGCAGGGCTACACCACCCCAGCGGTGGCGTTGGAAACGGCGGCTGATATGTTTGACAGTGCGGCGGCAGATAAAAGAGTGGTATTTATTTCCGACGGGGAAATTTCTCTGCGGGATCAAAGCGAAACAGAAACTGCAATCAGGCAGTTTGAAAATATGGTGGATCAGATTGCAGAACAGGGAATAAAAATTGACATGTTTGCAATCCCCAATGATAAGACGGAGAATGAGGTTTCGTATGGAACGAAAGTGACGTCAGGAGAGCAGTATACAGTAGGCGAAAACCAGACGATTGAAGAAATCACTGCAAAATATCTGTTCCAGACGTTACAGATAGAAAAAATAGAACTTGGCGAGGCGGTTTCCGGAGAAGGAAATATGACAGTGGATCTGCAGGATACTTATATGCAGAATGCAAAGATACTTCTCGTGTCAGGGGAAAACATCGAGGATTTTCATGTTGCGGGACAGTGTGAGAGCCTGAATATGCTTCAGGGAAACAAGTTTGCGGTTGCTGAATTGGAAAATCCATTGGAACGGCAGATTACAATGGACTATTCTCTGGAAAACAGAGGAAATGTCCATACTTATCTGATAAAAGAATATTTTTTAAAAGCTGATATGGAGAAATCCTATACATCAGAGGAAGGGACATTTACCCTGAAGGTAAATGTTGTAAACCATCAGGAGAAGCCGGTTTTGGATTCGGAAACTTTAAAAGACAGTATTTCTGTTTTGATTAATGGCAAGGAAGCGTCTTACCGTGTGGAAAATGGCACGGCGATGGTTCCGTATCAGACAGACGAGACGGCAAAAGTGAATGTGGAAATTGCAATTCAGCCGTCGGAAAATGTGGTTCATTACATAAAAACGGCAGATACGGTGGAATTGACAGTTCCGGTTGTAGAGGAGGAACCTGATTATACGGTTCTTTGGATTGTAATTATATCTTTATGTGCAGTGGTACTTTTGCTCTCTGTTTTATATGAAAGGAAAAAGCAAAAAAAAAACGATGGTGAGACGGGTTCCATTATCATAGAGAAATCGGAACCTCCTGTGCTGCCGAAATATGATTTCTCGGGACAGTTGGCGGTATATTTGTTAAAGGGGGAGCAGGAAGAAGACGTTGCGCCCTGCAGTATTAAGTTATTCGGAAAATCACGAAAAAGTATATCCTTTGACTGGATCAAAGACCGCTGCGGGATTGACTATAAATTATCGGATGCAGATAAAATCAGGTTTACTGGCGGAAAAGACCATGCACTGTGTTTCAAAAACAGTGGTTATGCAACAATTGTAAAAGAAAACCAGATTTTGAAACGGGAGAGAAAGTATTCTTTATACTATGGAGAAAAAATATTGCTGATTTTTAATAATGGAGGAACAGAAATTGAACTTCATTATAAAAATATGAAACCAAGCGAAAGGTAA
- a CDS encoding acetate and sugar kinases/Hsc70/actin family protein, producing the protein MKATGTDTMKNEIKYEKSELELMTTYQLREICRREKIMNGVIHPLDKEELIQTIMRYMGKRQDFFICDKKKGGEERVEEFLKKTRIVIKPCKELYCQSQILAYEGLSIEYYDGYTIPYKKELSGTNAFLMGSDMTLCAILNLKEHGERQEKLYLTKAAELEIRETQRKDYRIFCMGRQTSESLYHLYYGEHTILPEHIEVYSIPLIDFVVRKPVTLMLPMAIDFGSVNTTAGVYLDSAYFENVGEQAAVKNCRENEINYTAFEDGAGESMLLPSVIGVLAVEEEDDKLLFGYDAIRLANASYVDEGFCVFYDVKRWIGEYEKEEEIVDRQGRRRLVKRAEILRRFFLYIIRKTENRFKCRISQVHISSPVKQKHYFRRMFREILPEYMINQEIMLDEGMAVLYNTISNMLEQDTLEENEEYEALIIDCGGGTTDLCSYRFRIQDRRAAYKIYMETTYENGDTDFGGNNITYRIMQILKIALVRATGNQNVSSVKEILEYMDTDIYRFIDSHGVKEFYQYLEQEYQKAEETLPTRFADFERYNRSEYYKVKNNFYTLFNTAEQIKKLFYGKVGALEVTVTSEQKGQRENTVLLDKWKLSFWKGNSLTVEKMIPEVMMNYFEIELLLSGEIYGIVQKFMEELYHSGRIQDFSFIKLTGQSCKIDLFKDALKEFVPGRMIQFRKRANIDAADFELKMTCVDGALKYLRDRKYGLADIHLNNGKAVLPYRITAYTHNGKEVVLVDGFKDWDTAGTISRNMEDLILPLYLKNTDGEEHCRFQYVCRQEDFSQKSYEEIEAVYGSHILQKETDSIENGDVKFFVWAEQEEWGFQVVPVYCEMDELYLGKAEFFSFESDNWVNSFFDGKK; encoded by the coding sequence ATGAAGGCGACCGGAACAGATACGATGAAAAACGAAATAAAATATGAAAAATCAGAACTGGAGTTGATGACGACCTATCAGCTAAGAGAAATCTGCCGTCGTGAAAAAATCATGAACGGTGTCATACACCCTCTCGATAAAGAAGAACTGATCCAGACCATTATGCGTTATATGGGAAAAAGACAGGACTTCTTTATCTGTGACAAGAAAAAAGGGGGAGAAGAGCGGGTAGAGGAATTTTTAAAAAAGACCAGAATTGTGATAAAGCCTTGCAAAGAATTATACTGCCAGTCCCAGATTTTAGCTTATGAGGGACTGTCCATCGAGTATTATGACGGCTATACCATTCCTTATAAGAAAGAACTGTCAGGAACAAATGCCTTTTTAATGGGAAGCGATATGACACTCTGTGCAATTTTAAATCTCAAAGAGCACGGAGAGAGACAGGAAAAATTGTATCTGACCAAGGCTGCGGAGTTAGAGATACGGGAGACACAGAGAAAAGATTACAGAATTTTCTGTATGGGACGTCAGACATCGGAGAGCTTGTATCATTTGTATTATGGTGAGCACACAATATTGCCGGAGCACATCGAGGTTTACAGTATACCACTGATTGATTTTGTGGTGAGAAAACCTGTCACACTGATGCTGCCCATGGCGATTGATTTTGGTTCTGTAAATACCACTGCCGGGGTGTATCTGGATTCTGCTTATTTTGAAAATGTCGGAGAGCAGGCTGCGGTAAAAAATTGCAGGGAAAATGAGATAAATTATACAGCTTTTGAGGACGGCGCAGGGGAAAGTATGCTATTACCCAGCGTGATAGGAGTATTGGCAGTGGAGGAAGAAGACGATAAGCTGCTGTTCGGTTATGATGCCATAAGGCTGGCAAATGCGAGTTATGTAGACGAGGGTTTTTGTGTCTTTTATGATGTGAAACGCTGGATTGGGGAATACGAGAAAGAGGAAGAAATTGTTGACAGACAGGGACGGCGGAGGCTGGTAAAGCGGGCGGAGATTTTACGTCGATTTTTCCTGTATATCATAAGAAAAACGGAGAACCGTTTTAAATGCCGCATTTCTCAGGTACATATCTCAAGTCCGGTGAAGCAGAAGCATTATTTCCGCAGAATGTTCCGGGAAATACTGCCGGAATATATGATCAATCAGGAGATTATGTTAGATGAGGGAATGGCTGTATTATATAACACCATTTCGAATATGTTAGAGCAGGATACTTTGGAAGAAAACGAAGAATATGAAGCGCTTATCATAGACTGTGGAGGAGGGACAACAGATTTATGTTCTTATCGTTTTCGTATTCAGGACCGCAGAGCCGCTTACAAAATCTATATGGAAACTACATACGAAAACGGCGATACGGACTTTGGCGGAAATAACATAACGTACCGCATTATGCAGATATTGAAAATCGCACTGGTGCGGGCAACTGGAAATCAGAATGTAAGCAGTGTGAAAGAAATCCTGGAATACATGGATACGGATATTTACCGTTTTATTGATTCGCATGGAGTAAAGGAGTTTTATCAGTATTTAGAGCAGGAATATCAAAAAGCGGAAGAGACACTTCCGACGCGTTTTGCCGATTTTGAAAGATATAACCGCAGCGAGTATTACAAGGTGAAAAATAATTTTTATACCTTGTTCAATACAGCAGAGCAGATAAAAAAATTATTTTACGGAAAAGTCGGAGCATTGGAGGTCACAGTTACTTCGGAACAAAAAGGACAGCGGGAAAATACTGTTTTATTGGATAAATGGAAACTGTCTTTCTGGAAAGGGAACAGCCTTACAGTGGAAAAGATGATACCGGAAGTGATGATGAACTATTTTGAGATAGAGCTGCTGTTATCCGGCGAGATATACGGCATTGTACAGAAATTTATGGAGGAATTATACCACAGCGGAAGAATACAGGATTTTTCCTTTATTAAGCTGACGGGGCAGTCCTGCAAGATTGATTTGTTCAAGGATGCGTTAAAAGAGTTCGTTCCGGGGAGAATGATACAGTTTCGGAAAAGGGCGAATATTGATGCGGCAGATTTTGAATTAAAGATGACTTGTGTGGACGGGGCGCTGAAATATCTGCGTGACCGGAAATATGGGCTGGCAGATATTCACCTGAACAATGGAAAAGCTGTGCTCCCCTATCGGATTACCGCTTATACCCACAATGGAAAAGAAGTGGTACTGGTGGATGGTTTTAAAGACTGGGATACGGCGGGAACTATTTCGAGGAATATGGAGGATTTGATTCTTCCGCTGTATTTGAAAAATACGGACGGGGAGGAACATTGCCGTTTTCAGTATGTATGCAGGCAAGAAGATTTTTCACAGAAAAGCTATGAGGAGATTGAGGCGGTTTATGGTTCCCATATTCTACAGAAAGAGACGGACAGTATTGAGAATGGAGATGTGAAGTTCTTCGTATGGGCAGAACAGGAGGAATGGGGATTTCAGGTTGTTCCGGTTTACTGTGAAATGGATGAACTTTATCTGGGGAAAGCAGAATTTTTCAGTTTCGAGAGTGATAACTGGGTGAACAGTTTTTTTGACGGGAAGAAATAG
- a CDS encoding LytR/AlgR family response regulator transcription factor, with protein MIRIGICDDLVEQLQIQEEMVRNIVCRLGLNTEIKCFQSGEDLLWEMEQKGNMDIILLDIEMGGINGVETARRIREKDNRAILFFISYYEQYCKEIINVQPFRFIDKPVSEEELDRGFREAFKAMSQKEEIFEYTYKKVPYKILVNKIRYFESDKRQVNLYSTDGVSSFYKKLDEVEAQLEQMNIKFLRISKSYLVNVNYVKEFRYEKVVMDDGKEFKIGPRYKDKIRKSYIELMRIS; from the coding sequence ATGATAAGGATCGGGATTTGTGATGATTTAGTAGAACAACTTCAGATACAGGAAGAGATGGTTAGGAATATCGTTTGCCGTTTGGGGCTGAATACAGAAATAAAATGTTTTCAAAGCGGAGAAGATTTGCTATGGGAAATGGAACAAAAAGGCAATATGGATATCATTCTTTTGGATATTGAAATGGGCGGGATAAACGGAGTTGAAACGGCAAGACGGATTCGGGAAAAGGATAACAGGGCAATTTTGTTCTTCATTTCCTACTATGAACAGTATTGTAAGGAAATCATTAATGTACAGCCATTTCGGTTTATAGACAAGCCTGTTTCGGAGGAGGAACTGGATCGTGGGTTTAGAGAAGCGTTTAAGGCGATGAGTCAAAAAGAAGAAATTTTTGAGTATACATATAAAAAAGTTCCATATAAGATTTTGGTAAATAAAATTCGTTATTTTGAGAGTGATAAGCGACAGGTGAATCTTTACAGTACAGACGGTGTTTCTTCCTTTTATAAAAAACTGGATGAAGTAGAAGCACAGTTAGAACAGATGAATATCAAGTTTTTAAGGATTAGTAAATCTTATCTGGTCAATGTGAACTATGTAAAGGAATTTCGGTATGAAAAAGTAGTGATGGATGACGGCAAAGAATTTAAAATAGGTCCCAGATATAAGGATAAAATACGAAAAAGTTATATTGAATTGATGAGGATAAGCTAA
- a CDS encoding ParA family protein, protein MGKVLGIVNRKGGVGKTTTATALSYLLSKEGCKVALIDFDGQRHTTKLCGVTAPEQLSVTIYDILKCIVMNEELPDKGSYMIRTETGVDLIPANNKLDNFDKLMCDTDFAEYKLKEFVDTIKEQYDYILIDGMPKMGTAMINVMICCDSLIIPVQSETLAVEEMAEFLRAFHRIKSHANAETQQEKTKQCQRKQTDKKEICRTDTAYGRVDERDTFWGWTGEEVSLIPP, encoded by the coding sequence ATGGGCAAGGTTTTAGGAATTGTAAACAGAAAGGGCGGAGTAGGTAAGACCACGACCGCCACAGCCCTGTCATATCTGCTGTCTAAGGAGGGCTGTAAGGTCGCATTGATTGACTTTGACGGGCAGAGGCACACAACAAAACTTTGCGGAGTGACCGCACCAGAGCAGCTTTCCGTGACAATTTATGACATTTTGAAGTGTATCGTGATGAACGAAGAACTGCCGGATAAAGGGTCCTACATGATAAGGACAGAGACAGGAGTAGATTTAATTCCAGCGAATAACAAGCTGGATAACTTTGATAAGCTGATGTGTGATACTGATTTTGCAGAATACAAGCTGAAAGAGTTTGTGGACACCATTAAGGAGCAGTATGACTACATCCTCATTGACGGTATGCCGAAGATGGGGACAGCTATGATAAACGTGATGATATGCTGTGACAGTCTGATTATTCCGGTACAGTCGGAAACACTGGCGGTAGAGGAAATGGCAGAGTTTCTAAGAGCTTTCCACAGAATCAAGAGCCACGCAAATGCAGAGACGCAGCAGGAGAAAACTAAGCAATGTCAAAGGAAACAGACTGATAAAAAGGAGATTTGCAGAACAGACACAGCGTATGGAAGAGTGGACGAAAGAGACACCTTTTGGGGGTGGACTGGGGAGGAGGTCAGTTTGATACCACCTTGA
- a CDS encoding ATP-binding protein has product MAISGALSEVLTYYGWQIFVQKSGVKVDTANEDYLLLLVSKLVMFFFIKILLALIKRHKNIRLNTQEWVEIFMIPGGSIVILAEMICQKESMSETLDFVAALMVMLINIFTYYLYDKIGETAEKRVREEVLQEQSEYYLRQYNENMNLWVEMSEFRHNMTERYLMEKMYLEKGDYEALKKYCDNSLEKLHKQRKVSNTGCFYFDSIINYKAAVAETFDIKFETKLMIPRDLKVETEDICICLGNLLDNAIEASKKVKAEERSVCVEIRVDRRNLMMMVSNHYEEERKKSGNHYMTTKKEKHRHGFGLNIIRKIARRYDGEVIIDDGNHQFVVTVLLYEIFSM; this is encoded by the coding sequence ATGGCAATTAGCGGAGCATTATCAGAAGTATTGACTTATTATGGATGGCAGATATTTGTTCAGAAAAGTGGAGTCAAAGTAGATACGGCAAATGAGGATTACTTACTATTGCTGGTTTCCAAGCTAGTTATGTTTTTCTTTATAAAAATATTGCTGGCGCTTATCAAGCGGCATAAAAATATCAGGTTGAATACACAGGAATGGGTTGAAATTTTTATGATTCCCGGAGGAAGCATTGTCATTTTAGCTGAAATGATCTGTCAAAAGGAAAGCATGAGCGAGACATTGGATTTTGTGGCAGCGCTTATGGTAATGCTGATAAATATTTTTACATATTATTTGTATGATAAAATTGGAGAAACAGCAGAAAAAAGAGTACGGGAAGAGGTTTTACAGGAGCAAAGTGAATATTATCTCAGACAGTACAATGAAAACATGAATCTGTGGGTAGAAATGAGTGAGTTCCGCCATAATATGACGGAACGGTATCTGATGGAGAAAATGTATCTGGAGAAAGGAGACTATGAGGCACTCAAAAAATATTGCGATAATTCTTTAGAAAAGTTACATAAGCAGAGAAAAGTATCTAATACAGGGTGTTTCTATTTTGACAGTATTATTAACTATAAAGCGGCGGTTGCTGAGACATTTGATATTAAATTTGAAACAAAGCTGATGATACCGAGAGATTTAAAAGTGGAAACAGAAGATATCTGTATCTGTCTTGGAAATTTGTTGGATAATGCGATAGAGGCATCCAAAAAAGTGAAAGCAGAAGAACGTAGTGTTTGCGTAGAAATACGAGTGGATAGAAGAAACCTTATGATGATGGTTTCTAACCATTACGAAGAAGAACGGAAAAAGAGCGGAAATCATTATATGACAACAAAAAAAGAAAAACACAGGCATGGATTTGGACTGAATATAATAAGGAAGATAGCCAGACGGTATGATGGGGAGGTTATCATTGATGATGGGAATCATCAATTTGTGGTGACAGTATTATTGTATGAGATTTTTTCTATGTAA
- a CDS encoding accessory gene regulator B family protein, with the protein MRKLFERIVDFMEENGSIQSEYRDIYLFALQTVAVYAFNIGTGVVIGAAFGELLYCMIFLIAFMLLRQEAGGYHAPGWMSCYFLSCGILVLTLLWIKAEFAYQTCLTIAAALAAGMGIFLFAPLEDKNKPLEEAEKKVIGKKARIIVVTELILGMVFLAVNQRAAYAVLGAVIWCGVSYLAWSVKRYTEKNGKSREDNN; encoded by the coding sequence ATGAGAAAACTTTTTGAAAGAATCGTAGACTTCATGGAAGAAAATGGAAGCATTCAATCGGAGTACAGGGATATATATCTATTCGCGTTGCAGACCGTTGCTGTATATGCTTTCAATATTGGAACGGGTGTTGTCATTGGCGCGGCCTTTGGGGAATTGTTATATTGCATGATATTTCTGATTGCATTTATGCTGTTGCGGCAGGAAGCAGGAGGATATCACGCACCGGGATGGATGAGCTGCTATTTTCTTTCATGTGGGATTCTGGTTTTAACCTTGTTATGGATAAAAGCAGAATTTGCTTATCAGACCTGTCTTACAATCGCTGCGGCGTTGGCTGCAGGGATGGGGATATTTCTATTTGCTCCCCTGGAGGATAAAAATAAGCCTCTGGAGGAAGCAGAAAAGAAAGTAATCGGAAAAAAGGCGCGAATCATAGTTGTAACAGAGCTGATACTCGGAATGGTATTCTTAGCGGTAAATCAGAGAGCTGCATATGCGGTTTTGGGCGCAGTTATCTGGTGTGGAGTGAGTTATCTGGCATGGTCAGTAAAAAGATATACGGAGAAAAATGGGAAAAGTAGAGAAGATAACAATTAA